One segment of Methanolinea mesophila DNA contains the following:
- a CDS encoding 30S ribosomal protein S28e, with product MADEAVPAEVIEVIGSTGMHGEAMQVKCRILDGINKGRIITRNTVGPIREGDILMLIETEREAKKLSRR from the coding sequence ATGGCAGACGAAGCAGTGCCGGCAGAAGTGATCGAGGTCATCGGGTCCACCGGGATGCACGGCGAGGCGATGCAGGTGAAATGCCGGATCCTTGACGGGATCAACAAGGGCAGGATCATCACCCGGAACACCGTGGGACCCATCCGGGAAGGCGATATCCTGATGCTGATCGAGACCGAGCGTGAGGCGAAGAAGCTCTCACGGAGGTGA
- a CDS encoding 50S ribosomal protein L24e gives MVETKICSFCGEPVEPGTGKMYVRRDGTTYYFCSSKCQNNQRLGRAPRRVAWTKAGRKALGKE, from the coding sequence ATGGTGGAGACCAAGATTTGCAGTTTCTGCGGAGAGCCTGTCGAACCCGGCACGGGCAAAATGTATGTGCGCCGGGACGGCACCACGTATTATTTCTGCAGCAGCAAGTGCCAGAACAACCAGCGCCTGGGCCGCGCCCCGCGCCGGGTGGCCTGGACGAAGGCCGGAAGGAAGGCGCTCGGGAAGGAGTGA
- the rpl7ae gene encoding 50S ribosomal protein L7Ae, whose product MAKSYMKFEVPEELQNKALEALEIARDTGKIKKGANEATKAIERSIATLVLIGGDVEPEEIVMHLPPLCEEKKIPYVFISKQNDIGTASGLDVGSTAAAVVKPGKAKEIIDELAKQLSDLRA is encoded by the coding sequence ATGGCTAAATCGTACATGAAGTTTGAAGTCCCGGAAGAGCTCCAGAACAAGGCGCTCGAAGCACTGGAGATCGCCCGAGACACCGGCAAGATCAAGAAAGGGGCCAACGAGGCGACGAAAGCAATAGAGAGAAGCATCGCGACTCTGGTCCTGATCGGCGGAGACGTGGAACCCGAAGAGATCGTGATGCACCTTCCCCCGCTCTGCGAAGAAAAGAAGATCCCCTACGTGTTTATCAGCAAGCAGAACGACATCGGGACCGCGAGCGGGCTTGACGTGGGCTCCACTGCTGCAGCCGTCGTCAAACCGGGCAAGGCAAAAGAAATTATCGACGAGCTGGCAAAGCAGCTCTCCGACCTGAGAGCGTGA